In Trueperaceae bacterium, the sequence ACGGTGGCGACCATCCGGTCCCACCAGCTGCCCTCGTCGCCTTGAGACGACACGTACACGGACTGTCGGGGCGGCGTGACGTCCGACGCGATGACGCGGTTGGCGCCAAGCCAGCTGGCTGCGTTGACGGGGAGGTTGTTCACGATGCCGCCGTCGGCGAGGGTGCGACCCTGGAGGTGGACTGGCTCGAACGCGCCCGGGAACGAGGCCGAGGCGCGCACGGCGGCCAGTAGGTCGCCGTCGCTCATCACGACCTCCTCGCCCGACTCGATGTCGGTCGCCACGACCGCGAGCGGCAGCTTCAGCTCGTCGAAGGTGGCGGGGAGGATCTCGCCGAGGAAGCCCTCCAGCCGGTCGCCCTTCAGCAGGCCGGTCTTGAGGGACAGGTCGACCACGTCGCGCCAGTTGGTGCGGTGCGCGAGCAAGTAGAGCTCCTCGGCGGTGGCGCCCGTCGCGTAGATCGCTCCCAGGATGGCGCCCATCGACGTGCCGGCGACCACGTCGAACTTGGCGCCGGCGCGCTCCAGCGCTCGCAAGACGCCGATGTGCGCGAAGCCCCGGGCCCCGCCGCCCGACAGGACCAAACCGACGCAGATGTGACGTCCTGCACGCTCCATCGCCGTGATGCTAGCACGCGCCGGGATACCTCCTCCCGGCGCGTGCGACGCTGGCGGGGCGGACCGCCCCCCGGGCCGGTGACCCGGGAGGCGCCCGCTCAGGGACCCCGTCAGGCGCCCTGCGGCGGGACGACGGCGAGGGTGACCTTCACCTCGCGGGTCGCCCCGTTGTTCCAGACCTTGAGCGTCATCACGTCGCCCGTCTTGGCGCCGACGAGCAGCTTCTGGATATCGGCACCCGTCT encodes:
- a CDS encoding patatin-like phospholipase family protein; translation: MERAGRHICVGLVLSGGGARGFAHIGVLRALERAGAKFDVVAGTSMGAILGAIYATGATAEELYLLAHRTNWRDVVDLSLKTGLLKGDRLEGFLGEILPATFDELKLPLAVVATDIESGEEVVMSDGDLLAAVRASASFPGAFEPVHLQGRTLADGGIVNNLPVNAASWLGANRVIASDVTPPRQSVYVSSQGDEGSWWDRMVATVKLERRNPMAQMLFRASDIQQSILVDIHASIHPSDLRIRMAMPHYRIESFTSFEEIVWEGERAAERALAAAGGWAGVLALNSPAGSDAGTDPAPDAEPQATAGKGTLDTGLTAMRSTLSRVVGRGGKKG